The sequence CGATACCAAATGGGTAGATACATTAGCAGCAACGAAGCTATTTGGCATATTCTCAGCTTTCCCATACACGAAAGAGATCCTTCTGTCCAGCATCTAGCAATACATCTTGAAAACGGTCAACGTGTATACTTCACTGAAGAAGATCTTCTCCAAAGAGCGTTCGAGGCCCCAAAAACGACACtaactgaattttttacattgtgTCAAAGATTTGATATTTTTGGCCGATTCGCAAAGACATTGCTATATGGTGATGTTCCGCGTTATTTCACATGGAACAAATCCAGTAAAAAATGGGAACCACGAAAACAAGGAAAACGACATCCTTCCATTCCAGGCATATTCAAAGCTAAGACATTGGGGCGACTTTACACAGTACATCCAAAGCAACGTGAGTGCTTCTATTTACGTTTGTTATTGGTGAATGTGCCTGGACCAACGTCTTTTGAATTTCTGCGAACAGTTAATGGTCGAGTATTCAATACATACCAAGATGCATGTCGTGAACTGCAATTGCTAGAAGACGATAACCATTGGGACTTAGCGCTTGCTGATGCTGCGTTGACATCAATGCCCAATAACATTCGTCAG comes from Cotesia glomerata isolate CgM1 unplaced genomic scaffold, MPM_Cglom_v2.3 scaffold_2228, whole genome shotgun sequence and encodes:
- the LOC123274115 gene encoding uncharacterized protein LOC123274115, whose translation is MGRYISSNEAIWHILSFPIHERDPSVQHLAIHLENGQRVYFTEEDLLQRAFEAPKTTLTEFFTLCQRFDIFGRFAKTLLYGDVPRYFTWNKSSKKWEPRKQGKRHPSIPGIFKAKTLGRLYTVHPKQRECFYLRLLLVNVPGPTSFEFLRTVNGRVFNTYQDACRELQLLEDDNHWDLALADAALTSMPNNIRQLFAIILTTCYPSQAQTLWEKYKNCMTEDILHRIRQTDQCQNIDYTPEMYNEALVLIEDLCVLISNLPLNHYGMPSPNRPATDLVNTDLQREQQYDHGNLATIITN